In a genomic window of Erigeron canadensis isolate Cc75 chromosome 5, C_canadensis_v1, whole genome shotgun sequence:
- the LOC122599378 gene encoding uncharacterized protein LOC122599378 translates to MKQIASVRENAITYLNQNHNKIWSRSKFGISCKCDYITNNISEAFNSWIGEFRYQPILDLLDSIREKLMKRFDRKRRIVMKWNDTLFPKAKKYLNNISKNLGEYEVSRTSDTQAEVTYKTKRWDVNLLERKCSCRVWQVKGLPCVHAAAFIAFTRDTDWDKYVDPYFTIEKFKEAYALEIGTISGKDQWVHIDTGEKIHPPITKRPPGRPRKNRIISLDEPKRRRHKCSRCGQFGHREKTCNNLPSQGSDQYETSQASSNKRRREKTTKAHESGAVSGLI, encoded by the exons ATGAAACAAATTGCTAGTGTGCGTGAAAATGCGATTACATATCTTAATCAGAACCACAATAAAATATGGAGTAGAAGCAAGTTTGGCATATCATGCAAGTGTGATTACATTACCAACAATATTTCTGAAGCATTTAATTCTTGGATAGGCGAATTTCGTTATCAACCAATACTTGATCTCCTTGATTCCATTAGAGAAAAGCTCATGAAACGATTTGATAGGAAAAGAAGAATTGTGATGAAGTGGAACGACACTTTATTTCCTAAGGCAAAAAAGTATCTCAATAATATCTCCAAG AACTTGGGTGAATATGAAGTTTCAAGAACTAGCGATACTCAAGCTGAAGTGACATATAAGACAAAACGTTGGGACGTTAACCTACTTGAGAGAAAATGCAGTTGTCGGGTTTGGCAAGTTAAGGGTCTCCCTTGTGTACATGCAGCGGCTTTCATTGCTTTTACAAGGGATACCGACTGGGACAAATATGTTGATCCATATTTCACTATAGAGAAATTCAAAGAAGCATATGCTTTAGAGATTGGTACAATATCCGGGAAGGATCAATGGGTGCATATAGATACAGGGGAGAAGATACATCCACCGATTACTAAACGTCCTCCTGGAAGACCAAGAAAAAATAGAATTATATCACTGGACGAACCTAAAAGAAGAAGACATAAGTGTTCGCGATGTGGACAGTTTGGACATCGTGAAAAAACATGCAATAACCTACCATCTCAAGGGTCTGATCAATATGAAACATCTCAAGCAAGTTCCAATAAAAG gAGAAGAGAAAAGACTACGAAAGCTCATGAAAGTGGTGCAGTTTCGGGGTTGATATGA